A region from the Chanodichthys erythropterus isolate Z2021 chromosome 5, ASM2448905v1, whole genome shotgun sequence genome encodes:
- the bcl11aa gene encoding BCL11 transcription factor A a isoform X2 yields the protein MNFPLGDILIFIEHKRKQCNGTLCMDKAVDKPPSPSNAELRRASNPVEVGIQVTPEDDDCLSTSSRGICPKQENITGKDEPSSYTCTTCKQPFSSAWFLLQHAQNTHGFRIYLESERGSPLTPRVGAPSGMVADCSSQPPLHGIHLPEGSPFNLLRIPNSGRDGPPLREGRFPPTPPLFSPPPRHHLDPHRMEHLSPEELALATHHPSAFDRVLRLNPIPMDPPAMDFSRRLRELAGNTSGSTPPLSPNRPSPMQRLLQPFQSGTKPPFLSTPPLPSMQSPSGSQSTPTPLTQQPNTPMKTKSCEFCGKTFKFQSNLIVHRRSHTGEKPYKCHLCDHACTQASKLKRHMKTHMNKSSPMTVKSDDGLSTASSPEPGTSDLVGSASNALKSVVAKFKSENDHLIPENGEEEEEEEEEEEEEEEEEEEEEEGEEEELERQGGRNNYHFSLNLEAARHHENNGGRLGAGEDGIPRSLPEVMQGMGLAASMQHYSEAFHQHKRGALNSDNDAHRDMCDEDSALESDRVDEGCGSAINGRGSSPSESASVGLSKKLLLGSPSSLSPFSKRIKLEKDFDLSTPTIPNTENVYSQWLAGYAASRQLKDPFLNFGDSRQSPFASSSEHSSENGSLRFSTPPGDLDGGVSGRSGTGSGGSTPHLGGPGRPSSKDGRRSDTCEFCGKVFKNCSNLTVHRRSHTGERPYKCELCNYACAQSSKLTRHMKTHGQVGKDVYKCEICQMPFSVYSTLEKHMKKWHSDRALNNEIKTE from the coding sequence GTAAAGATGAGCCCAGCAGCTACACTTGCACAACCTGTAAACAGCCGTTCAGCAGTGCCTGGTTTCTGCTGCAACATGCCCAGAACACTCATGGCTTCCGTATCTACCTTGAGAGCGAGCGCGGAAGTCCGCTCACGCCCCGTGTGGGAGCTCCTTCAGGAATGGTCGCAGATTGCTCCTCTCAACCCCCCTTGCATGGCATCCATCTCCCAGAGGGAAGCCCATTCAACCTGCTACGGATACCCAACTCTGGACGCGACGGACCCCCTCTCCGAGAGGGTCGGTTTCCCCCTACGCCACCTCTCTTTAGCCCTCCACCCCGCCATCACTTGGACCCTCATCGCATGGAGCACCTGAGCCCGGAGGAGCTGGCTTTGGCCACCCACCACCCGAGTGCCTTCGACAGGGTGCTGCGCCTCAACCCCATACCCATGGATCCCCCAGCTATGGACTTCTCTCGTAGGTTGAGGGAGCTGGCTGGTAACACCTCAGGGTCAACTCCTCCTCTCTCACCCAACCGGCCCAGCCCTATGCAACGGCTACTACAACCATTCCAGTCAGGAACCAAGCCGCCCTTTCTCTCTACCCCTCCCCTACCTTCCATGCAGTCCCCCTCTGGCTCCCAGTCCACCCCAACCCCTCTTACCCAACAGCCCAACACGCCCATGAAGACCAAGTCTTGTGAGTTCTGTGGGAAGACCTTCAAGTTCCAGAGTAATTTAATAGTGCATCGACGCAGTCACACGGGTGAGAAACCGTACAAGTGCCATCTGTGCGACCACGCCTGCACGCAGGCCAGCAAGCTGAAGCGGCACATGAAGACACACATGAACAAGTCTTCACCCATGACGGTCAAATCCGACGATGGCTTGTCTACAGCCAGCTCCCCTGAACCGGGAACCAGTGACTTGGTGGGTAGTGCCAGTAATGCCCTCAAGTCTGTGGTAGCCAAATTCAAGAGTGAAAATGATCATTTGATTCCAGAGAACggagaggaagaagaagaagaggaagaggaggaggaggaggaagaagaggaggaagaggaagaggaggaaggagaggaggaggagCTGGAGAGGCAGGGAGGTAGAAACAATTACCACTTCAGCCTCAACCTTGAGGCTGCACGGCACCACGAAAACAACGGCGGGCGTCTGGGCGCGGGTGAGGATGGGATCCCGCGCTCGCTGCCTGAGGTTATGCAGGGCATGGGCTTGGCTGCCAGCATGCAGCACTACAGTGAGGCGTTTCATCAACACAAACGAGGAGCCCTAAACTCTGACAATGATGCACATAGGGACATGTGTGACGAGGACTCGGCTCTGGAATCAGACAGAGTGGACGAGGGCTGTGGCTCAGCTATCAATGGCCGAGGCTCGTCCCCCAGCGAGTCTGCCTCTGTTGGTTTGTCCAAGAAGCTCTTACTGGGCAGTCCCAGCTCCCTTAGTCCTTTCTCCAAACGAATCAAGCTGGAGAAAGACTTTGACCTCTCTACCCCTACAATCCCCAACACTGAGAATGTCTATTCTCAGTGGTTGGCTGGCTACGCTGCCTCTCGGCAGCTCAAGGACCCCTTTCTGAATTTTGGGGATTCCAGACAATCGCCTTTCGCCTCGTCTTCAGAGCACTCCTCAGAGAACGGAAGCCTGCGCTTCTCTACGCCACCAGGGGACCTGGATGGTGGCGTCTCGGGCCGCAGCGGGACTGGCAGTGGCGGCAGCACGCCACACCTTGGGGGTCCCGGTCGGCCCAGCTCAAAAGATGGCCGACGCAGTGACACCTGTGAGTTTTGTGGCAAagtatttaaaaactgcagcaATCTGACAGTGCACCGGCGCAGCCACACGGGCGAGAGGCCTTATAAGTGTGAGCTCTGCAATTATGCCTGTGCCCAGAGCAGCAAGCTAACACGGCACATGAAAACACACGGGCAAGTGGGCAAGGACGTTTACAAATGTGAAATCTGTCAGATGCCTTTTAGTGTGTACAGCACCCTTGAGAAACACATGAAAAAATGGCACAGTGACCGCGCATTGAACAACGAAATTAAAACTGAGTAG